The sequence below is a genomic window from Oreochromis niloticus isolate F11D_XX linkage group LG3, O_niloticus_UMD_NMBU, whole genome shotgun sequence.
tgatggaggagaagtggatgtaggtggaggtgtggtggtgtcttcccctaaaataaagcaaacagtcattaagttgtcgtcacattgtgaatgttgaaagctgcagaaacacagacaggtgagtgtgtcacctgtgacagtgatccagctggatggagactctccatgaccgctgatgtcacacttgtagaggccttcatcagacctggaaacatgctggatggtcatgtgacctgtaggctgcttcctgatgagggagccatctttatagaaagcagctgggaggttggagggagtggtctttgttttacagagcagagtgatgtcatctccctccatcacagggaggacaggactctgcaggatcactgatccacctcaacacagagacaaactacagcatttcatccatttacacacagcttcatcaacactaactccacacactcagcttaccagtgactgtcaggttaaccatgttactgatgggaccctctctggactcacaccagtaaactccactgtcccaTGGGAGAACAGTGATGTCACATGAAGAACCAGACCATCttccccacccatctccacactgattcctctgtttgcttgtgtttctcctcagagtccatccagcagagctgtcgtcctcctcacagctcagagacacaaagtcttcttcaaagaactgagagctgctgggactcacagtcagacgagctgtgagggttaaaatgaaaaactgatgatttcttttgtattttgcataaTCCTTCACTTAATCAAACATGAacccaatcaggtcatatcagtgagcatttctcagggttaaactgtgacagaagaaggttactgaccttggtttgttgtgcagctcagcagtgagatcagaactaaagagaaatgacactcaggttgatttgaagtcaacataaagaacaactccacacaaacagctgacaaacacaaaCTTGGCTCTCtgatatacagtggcttgcaaaagtattttccacattttgtcacattacagccacaaacgtgaatcaattttattggaattccatatgaaagacaaatacaaagtggtgtacacgggataagtggaatgaaaatcatacatgattccaaacattttttacaaataaataactgaaaagtggggtgtgtgtaattattcagccccctgagtcaatactttgtagaaccaccttttgctgcaattacagctgccagtcttttagggtatgtctctaccagctttgcatatctagagactgaaatccttgcccattcttctttgcaaaacagctccagctcagtcagattagatggacagcgtttgtgaacagcagttttcagatcttgccacagattctcgattggatttagatctggactttgactgggccattctaacacatggatatgttttgttttaaaccgttccattgttgccctggctttatgtttagggtcgttgtcctgctggaaggtgaacctccgccccggtctcaagtcttttgcagactccaagaggttttcttccaagattgccctgtatttggctccatccatcttcccatcaactctgaccagcttccctgtccctgctgaagagaagcacccccagagcatgatgctgccaccaccatatttgacagtggggatggtgtgttcagagtgatgtgcagtgttagttttccaccacacatagcgttttgcattttggccaaaaagttccattttggtctcatctgaccagagcaccttcttccacatgtttgctgtgtcccccacatggcttgtggcaaactgcaaacgggacttcttatggttttctgttaataatggctttcttcttgccactcttccataaaggccaactttgtgcagagCATGACTAATAGTTGttctatggacagattcccccacctgagctgtagatctctgcagctcgtccagagtcaccatgggcctcttggctgcatttctgatcagcgctctccttgtttggcctgtgagtttaggtggacggccttgtcttggtaggtttacagttgtgccatactccttccatttctgaatgatggcttgaacagtgctccgtgggatgttcaaggcttgggaaatctttttgtagcctaagcctgctttaaatttctcaataactttatccctgacctgtctggtgtgttctttggacttcatggtgttgttgctcccaatattctcttagacaacctctgaggccgtcacagggcagctgtatttgtactgacattagattacacacaggtgcactctatttagtcattagcactcatcaggcaatgtctatgggcaactgactgcactcagaccaaagggggctgaataattacgcacagcccactttgcagttatttatttgcaaaaaatgtttggaatcatgtatgatttttgttccacttctcacgtgtacaccactttgtattggtctttcacgtggaattccaataaaattgattcatgtttgtggctgtaatgtgacaaaatgtggaaaagttcaagccACTGTATTTGCTCAGATCTCAAAACTACAAATCAATTGTCATAGTTGCTTATCCACCTTCAAAGAGTCCAAGGAGAGGTAAAACAGCTCCCGTCTGTTATGAGAAGAGTACAGCTCTTTTGTCCATCACAGGCTAACATTCACATGTACagccagtttagaatcaccagttaacccaaTGTGTTGTTAGACTCTGTGAGAAAACCTATACAGTCAACACTCACTGCACCTCTGTGACACCTGCACTGTTAAAattacaaatcttttttattttctgttttttaatatttctgacCACATCCAAGGAACTTattttgtgggggggggggttaccaACAACCCCAGTATTCACAAAGTTTTGACTCTTTAGGCTCCTCTTTATCCTAAAAGCAACACTTAAATTCATAATTATACATGACATTTGGAAAATACTAACATCACTTCACCAGGATTTTGTCATgttacatttttcattcatcCATTCTGTTTCAGTCATCTGAGGGAGTGGGCATGGatgggctggagcctatctgAGCTACCAAAGGGCCCTGGGCAGGTCTTTTGCAgcgctaacacagagacagacgaccattcacacacagagattctacttacagagcagacacagcacagatgtttccttcatcgtccttctcactcatttgagcttttttttttcatttctgtcactgacaccaagtaaagcccgccctcttcctctgagcaccagcttttCTATTGGTTCAAACACTGTGGTGGTATTTAACTTTTGTCTTTGTCTAAAGAAGTGAACTAAATCAAATTATTCAAATATTCTACATCAGTAACCTGAAGGTGGATAAGCACAGTATTTTTCCCTAAACACTGTGGCTTAAAGctgccacacaaacacacaagaccAGGAAATCATGAGAGTGAAGAACCAGAAACATGTTTAGGAAATTAGCGTTTTAAAATAATCTGATTATGTCTCATATCTGTGATAGAACGTTAATCCTCCAACATTGTATATATAtgaccactagagggagatgttggacTTTAAAGTAAAGACTAACATGGATATAAGCAGCTCATCAATGATGATTAAtttgtaataataacaatattaaaTGCATTTGTTAATGGAATggctgtattttatttgtgtaaatGTGGCTGTAGGTTTCCTATTTGTGTATAAGTCAGCATAGAGATgaaacaaactgtgttcctcCTCAGGCTGTAATACCTTGAAACTAAACTGCTAAACTGGATAAAAACTCCTTTATCCCAGAGTACTGGGAAGATAAATAAACACAGTTAGCAATACTTTCTGCTTACGGTCTTTACTGTGCTCTACTCTGCtctactctgtgtgtgtgtgtgtgtgtggggggggggggtcacagAATTAGAATTTCACTTTTCAATAAAGTGAACCACaaatctttaaatcttttaacttttaaagCCACATAAAACAAACGAGTGAAGACTGAAttcaagaaaaacattcagtactgttgtttgcaaaactttatTAGCAATGAACAAAGTTACAGAgacaataaattaattaataatatgtGACCTGGTCTTGAAATATTTAAACTGCAGTAACAGACTGAAGCGTCTCCTTCATGGAAGGAAAAGTTCAAAGCTTCACAGATCAGAGAGGAAACCTCTGACTCTGCAGCTACATGGAAATAATTACCTTCACTTTGGTTTCATAACACTGTCCATCATAACAGTTATTCAGCTGCAGCTGACCGATGAGTCCTGAACACTATCGGGCAGATTATTGATCGTCTATAATCTACAGTAATTCATCTTTTCTTCAtcacacacagtgtttgtgttgtcagtCGGTTCGGTATGTGTGACAGTAATTATACTGTAACAGCTGATCTCTACATGAGgattaatttgtgtttcaaatCTCACAGAAAACGTTTGATCTTACAAACAGCTGAACCTGAAATGATTCTGATACTGCAACATACGAGACACTGAACTCATGAATAATGAGTAAAATCAAAGTATGAACAACATGAGATCTTTTGTTTGAAATGAGCTCATTCTGAAATATTTGTGTGGCgaaacaccaaaaaaaaccaTCTCTAAATTTtgtttgatgtgttttgtttgataATAGGAACTCCTGGATGTTCATCATATAAGTGAGGCAGAAATATAAAGAACTTTTCAAAGAATTTGCTTTGAACTTTTACACTGAGATGAGCGGCTAACCTGGAAAGCTGAATAAATAGAGCCACTGATTCTAATGTTGTAATGTAATTATAATTATATCAAATTGAAGTTGATATAATAGTCTAAAGATGTTTTATAATAATCAGAGAAATgcaaaatcaaaatgaaatctAGACATGTTTGTCATCTGACAGAGTAAAATTCAGCATCATCTGTTTCTGTGTtaggataattatttattttcaaagaaaacattgaaaaaaacagaaggatTCTCAAAGTTGAGCTATAAAACACTCCTTTGTTTTTGatagaaaagaaaactgacaacAGCGGCaacaagaacaagaacaagaacagcagaaaatgacagactgacaatcAGTCCAACAGATACAgcctctgtgtgtcctcctgccTTCTTCCTTGTTTTTAACAGTTCAGTTATAAAACACCTTTCTGATGTTTTCTATAGATcagaaaaccaacaacaacaacaacaaaaagaagaaaaacagcaactgGAAGACCAACTttcagtccaacagatccatcctccttccctccatcctctgtgtgtcctcctgtctgacctgcaggtgagaaacaggtgtgaggtgtcagctgtcaggtaggtgatgagtgaagaacagaacagaatccatttcctcttcaaactgctgtcagacattatctactgcactctgatcacatcactcagaccagctgctttctacaaagtctcatcaacaacatatttacaaacaaacatcaacaaccaggaagcagcttcacctctgatcacacacacactcaactctactcactcacctggaggatcaacaacactcagTGTGATGTTGCTGGGGGCATTTTTTGTTCCACTCATGATgacacgacactcgtatgtCCCATTATCAGCAGtcgtcacattcttcagaatcagagacacgtctccatccttcatctgtctgtcctccagatccacccggttcttaaaaaaTGGATGCTGGTTGGCTGGATCAAAGTGTCCATCTCGGTACAAAAGGACATATTCTTCTCTCAGGCCAGTTTTGCTCCACTTTACAAATCCGattgtgttgttgtttggagtTCGACATGGGAGAATTATgttctgtccagactcagctgtgatgtttttctggtctgaaagaggaagagagagtaAAAGTCCAAGTACAAATGTTAGCTTCTGTAGCAACCAGACAAACAGACAATGCATTTGCCCGAAATCCTTCTTGTAGCAGTACTTGCACCTGGAATCCAATACGTTTGCCACAACTCAGACAGCACGTGGTTACGTCTACCGTGCCTTGTTTTCTGATGTACATGTCGAAGGGTCAGAAAATTGAAGATCCCTAGATATAATAGCAGGATGCTTTGCCTCCTCAGGTATAGCTGCT
It includes:
- the LOC109196842 gene encoding cell surface A33 antigen-like, which encodes MSAVTASLCSTLLFVGLFVFVSADQKNITAESGQNIILPCRTPNNNTIGFVKWSKTGLREEYVLLYRDGHFDPANQHPFFKNRVDLEDRQMKDGDVSLILKNVTTADNGTYECRVIMSGTKNAPSNITLSVVDPPGQTGGHTEDGGKEDGSVGLKVGLPVAVFLLFVVVVVGFLIYRKHQKGVL